A single Methylobacterium sp. 17Sr1-1 DNA region contains:
- a CDS encoding MFS transporter: MTINPPLLALAIGAFGIGVTEFAPMGMLPTIAADLGVSIPAAGLLVSAYAVGVLVGAPLMTLLFARTPRRTLLIGLMGVFTLGNLLSGLAEGYITLLAARIVTSLNHGAFFGVGAVVAAGVVPAQRRASAVAAMFSGLTVATVGGVPLAAWIGEILGWRTAFLGIAAIGGVAMLALRLSLPPLPVEAGTDMRAELRTLRHGSVLSALLLTVLGASAMFTVFTYIAPILRVETGAGSGFVTAMLVVYGLGLTIGNGLGGRLADRSLDGTLIGALASLIVLLVLFAACMRSAWACGPLIFLWGVASFTIVPPLQMRVVSAAAAAPNLASAMNIGAFNLGNAIGAALGGLVIDAGLGFPAVSLAGAAAAGTALALMLGLRRRTPRSPLATARG, translated from the coding sequence ATGACGATCAACCCACCCCTGCTGGCGCTCGCGATCGGCGCCTTCGGCATCGGGGTCACCGAATTCGCCCCGATGGGCATGCTGCCGACCATCGCCGCCGATCTCGGGGTCTCGATTCCGGCGGCGGGCCTGCTGGTCAGCGCCTACGCCGTCGGCGTCCTCGTCGGGGCGCCGCTGATGACGCTGCTCTTCGCCCGCACGCCGCGCCGGACCCTGCTGATCGGGCTGATGGGCGTGTTCACCCTCGGCAACCTGCTCTCGGGGCTGGCCGAGGGCTACATCACGCTCCTGGCGGCGCGGATCGTCACCTCCCTCAACCACGGCGCCTTCTTCGGCGTCGGCGCGGTCGTCGCGGCCGGCGTGGTGCCGGCGCAGCGGCGCGCCTCCGCGGTCGCCGCGATGTTCTCGGGGTTGACCGTCGCGACGGTCGGCGGCGTGCCGCTCGCCGCCTGGATCGGCGAGATCCTGGGCTGGCGCACCGCCTTTCTCGGAATTGCGGCCATCGGCGGCGTGGCGATGCTGGCGCTGCGGCTCTCGCTGCCGCCGCTTCCCGTTGAGGCCGGCACCGACATGCGGGCGGAACTGCGCACGCTGCGGCACGGCTCCGTGCTCTCGGCCCTGCTGCTGACGGTGCTCGGCGCCAGCGCGATGTTCACCGTCTTCACCTACATCGCGCCGATCCTGCGGGTGGAGACCGGGGCCGGCTCCGGCTTCGTCACGGCGATGCTGGTCGTCTACGGGCTCGGCCTCACCATCGGCAACGGGCTCGGCGGGCGTCTGGCGGACCGCTCCCTCGACGGGACCCTGATCGGCGCGCTGGCGAGCCTCATCGTGCTGCTGGTGCTGTTCGCGGCGTGCATGCGCTCCGCCTGGGCCTGCGGGCCGCTGATCTTCCTGTGGGGGGTCGCGAGCTTCACCATCGTCCCGCCGCTCCAGATGCGGGTGGTGAGCGCGGCAGCCGCCGCCCCGAACCTCGCCTCGGCGATGAATATCGGGGCCTTCAATCTCGGCAACGCGATCGGAGCCGCCCTCGGCGGCTTGGTGATCGATGCGGGCCTCGGCTTTCCGGCGGTGTCGCTGGCGGGCGCCGCCGCGGCCGGAACGGCGCTCGCCCTGATGCTCGGCCTGCGGCGCAGGACGCCGCGATCACCTCTCGCCACCGCGCGCGGTTGA
- a CDS encoding alpha/beta hydrolase, producing MDVNSVTAGEVEITYEASGPDMGQPVLLLHGWPDDPRTFDGVVPKLNAAGWRTIVPYWRGCGPTKFLNAEGPKTGETAALATDILAFMDALGFSRLPVVGHDWGARVVYLLAAARPQRVSSIAALSVPWAPGRIGVPPLPQVRAFWYQWFMNTEPGAAFVRENPLAFAREQWVAWSPPGPWFTDETFGKTAPSFQNPDWAAVTLNFYRSRWGADAPDPRFAELRQAAEEATGIAVPTLVIHGAEDTCLLPASFSGQEKHFTGPYRQVQLDGVGHFPTREAPDQVAEALLTHLGEVGQH from the coding sequence ATGGACGTCAACAGCGTCACGGCCGGCGAGGTCGAGATCACCTACGAGGCCTCGGGGCCCGACATGGGCCAGCCGGTCCTGCTGCTGCACGGCTGGCCGGACGATCCGCGCACCTTCGACGGCGTGGTTCCGAAGCTGAACGCCGCGGGCTGGCGCACCATCGTGCCCTACTGGCGCGGCTGCGGGCCGACGAAGTTCCTGAACGCCGAGGGCCCGAAGACCGGCGAGACCGCGGCGCTCGCCACCGACATCCTCGCCTTCATGGATGCCCTCGGCTTCTCGCGCCTGCCGGTGGTCGGCCACGATTGGGGTGCGCGCGTCGTCTACCTGCTCGCCGCCGCCCGGCCGCAGCGGGTCTCGTCCATCGCCGCCCTGTCAGTGCCCTGGGCGCCCGGCCGGATCGGCGTGCCGCCGCTGCCGCAGGTGCGGGCCTTCTGGTACCAGTGGTTCATGAACACCGAGCCGGGCGCCGCCTTCGTGCGCGAGAACCCGCTCGCCTTCGCCCGCGAGCAATGGGTCGCCTGGAGCCCGCCCGGCCCCTGGTTCACCGACGAGACCTTCGGCAAGACCGCGCCGTCGTTCCAGAATCCGGACTGGGCCGCCGTCACCCTCAACTTCTACCGCTCGCGCTGGGGCGCCGACGCGCCCGACCCGCGCTTCGCCGAGTTGAGGCAGGCGGCGGAGGAGGCGACCGGCATCGCGGTGCCGACTCTGGTGATCCACGGGGCCGAGGACACCTGCCTGCTGCCGGCCTCGTTCTCAGGGCAGGAGAAGCATTTCACCGGGCCGTATCGTCAGGTGCAGCTCGATGGTGTCGGCCACTTCCCGACCCGGGAGGCGCCGGACCAGGTGGCGGAGGCGCTGCTGACGCATCTGGGCGAGGTCGGGCAGCACTGA
- a CDS encoding LysE family translocator, protein MDLTTLLAFAAAFLVFAASPGPDNMTIVARTLSHGPAAGLAYGFGMVVGILAVLALAASGLAVVAQEMGLVMTVLRHLGAAYLIFAGIRLWIAEPVLPAERVGGPRPGLAESVLTGLALNLGNPKMPLFYLALLPNVVGAALAPSQVGILAGVILAVEVLVIGGHVVLAGRLRRALRTRAAVRRANRVAGGVMVGAGVAVVAAR, encoded by the coding sequence ATGGACCTCACGACCCTCCTCGCCTTCGCGGCCGCCTTCCTGGTCTTCGCCGCAAGCCCCGGGCCCGACAACATGACCATCGTCGCCCGCACGCTGTCGCACGGACCGGCCGCCGGCCTCGCCTACGGGTTCGGCATGGTGGTCGGCATCCTGGCGGTCCTCGCCCTCGCCGCCAGCGGGCTCGCGGTCGTGGCGCAGGAGATGGGGCTGGTCATGACGGTCCTGCGCCACCTCGGTGCCGCCTACCTGATCTTTGCCGGGATCCGCCTCTGGATCGCGGAGCCGGTGCTGCCGGCGGAGCGGGTGGGCGGCCCACGGCCTGGCCTGGCGGAGAGCGTCCTCACCGGACTCGCCCTGAACCTCGGCAACCCGAAGATGCCGCTGTTCTACCTCGCCCTGCTGCCGAACGTGGTCGGCGCCGCCCTCGCTCCGTCGCAGGTCGGGATTCTCGCCGGCGTGATCCTAGCGGTCGAGGTCCTGGTGATCGGCGGCCACGTCGTGCTGGCCGGCCGGCTGCGCCGCGCCTTGCGCACCCGCGCGGCCGTCCGGCGGGCGAACCGGGTTGCCGGCGGGGTCATGGTCGGGGCCGGGGTGGCGGTGGTCGCGGCGCGCTGA
- a CDS encoding tellurite resistance TerB family protein, producing MSLVQAAFGRFKQTVTAYAGDAPLMRAAVSACANVIVADGEVAGAEFEAALKGMLADPILEKGYDSLMLEEELYDAIGRARTRAGRMQNMHFIEALAERPAEQRQSVFLIAADVADFEGISPSEHRALTEVAGALGLDRDALLA from the coding sequence ATGAGCCTCGTTCAGGCGGCCTTCGGCCGGTTCAAGCAGACGGTGACGGCCTATGCGGGCGACGCCCCGCTGATGCGGGCCGCGGTGTCGGCCTGCGCCAACGTGATCGTGGCGGACGGCGAGGTCGCGGGGGCGGAGTTCGAGGCGGCGCTCAAGGGCATGCTGGCCGATCCGATCCTCGAGAAGGGCTACGACAGCCTGATGCTGGAGGAGGAGCTCTACGACGCGATCGGCCGCGCCCGCACCCGGGCCGGGCGGATGCAGAACATGCATTTCATCGAGGCTCTGGCCGAGCGCCCGGCGGAGCAGCGCCAGAGCGTCTTCCTCATCGCCGCCGACGTCGCCGATTTCGAGGGCATCAGCCCGTCCGAGCACCGGGCCCTGACCGAGGTGGCCGGCGCGCTCGGGCTCGACCGGGACGCGCTGCTCGCCTGA
- a CDS encoding YafY family protein, translating into MSRAERLLDLIQVLRRHRNPVSGRQLAEMLGVSLRTLYRDIASLQAQGAPVEGEPGLGYVLRPGYILPPLMFREEEIEALVLGMRWVAGRADTPLAAAADDALAKIAAVLPPDLRDRLDASTLMVGPAEAAPERVDLASLRGAIRSQHKVAIRYRDAGGAESERVVWPFALGFFERVRVVVAWCEARDDFRHFRTDRIETLALTGERYARSRHALLREWRTLQGIVP; encoded by the coding sequence ATGTCCCGTGCCGAACGCCTGCTCGACCTCATCCAGGTGCTGCGCCGTCACCGCAACCCGGTGAGCGGCCGGCAGCTCGCGGAGATGTTGGGCGTCAGCCTGCGCACCCTCTACCGCGACATCGCCAGCCTTCAGGCGCAGGGAGCGCCAGTCGAGGGCGAGCCGGGCCTCGGCTACGTCCTGCGCCCCGGCTACATCCTGCCGCCGCTGATGTTCCGCGAGGAGGAGATCGAGGCCCTGGTCCTCGGCATGCGCTGGGTGGCGGGGCGGGCCGACACGCCCCTCGCGGCGGCCGCGGACGACGCGCTGGCGAAGATCGCCGCGGTCCTGCCGCCGGACCTGCGCGACCGGCTCGACGCCTCGACCCTGATGGTCGGCCCCGCCGAGGCGGCGCCGGAGCGCGTCGACCTCGCGTCCCTGCGCGGCGCCATCCGGTCGCAGCACAAGGTGGCGATCCGCTACCGCGACGCCGGCGGGGCGGAATCCGAGCGGGTGGTCTGGCCCTTTGCCCTCGGCTTCTTCGAGCGGGTGCGGGTCGTCGTCGCCTGGTGCGAGGCGCGGGACGATTTCCGCCATTTCCGCACCGACCGGATCGAGACCCTGGCCCTCACCGGGGAGCGCTATGCCCGCTCCCGCCACGCCCTGCTGCGGGAGTGGCGCACCCTCCAGGGCATCGTCCCCTGA
- a CDS encoding alpha-hydroxy acid oxidase has translation MDADERGPGRALAPRPSSAPTPPRAPAQAAQATPAAPTRLTARLQRAFAIADLRDQAARRLPKAVFDFIDGGAEDERTLRDNVEAFDSWMLMPRVGVDVGTRDLSRSILGAPSSLPIMMAPTGLAGFFWPDGEVAGAQAAARAGIPYCLSTNSVGSIEHVAQGAPEGERWFQLYFLRDRDWMQALLRRAAASRYRVLCLTVDLAVQGRRERDLRNAFTMPLRPRLSTALDLARRPAWLAGAARSRLGFGNFQVAGSGFTSVAQHVASLFDPSANWDDIARIRDQWRGPMALKGLLHPADAERAVALGIEAVIVSNHGGRQLDDVPAAIAALPDVADAVGARAEIILDGGVRRGTDVIKALALGATACSLGRPFLWGLSAGGSEGVSRAIEIFRSELDNAMTLLGTPTLDAITRDHLRARRGGGW, from the coding sequence GTGGATGCAGACGAGCGCGGCCCGGGGCGGGCCCTCGCCCCTCGGCCGTCCTCCGCCCCGACGCCGCCGCGCGCGCCGGCCCAGGCGGCCCAGGCGACCCCCGCCGCCCCGACCCGCCTGACCGCCCGGCTGCAGCGGGCCTTCGCCATCGCGGACCTGCGCGACCAGGCCGCCCGGCGGCTGCCGAAGGCGGTGTTCGACTTCATCGACGGCGGCGCCGAGGACGAGCGGACCCTGCGCGACAATGTCGAGGCCTTCGATTCCTGGATGCTGATGCCGCGGGTCGGCGTCGATGTCGGTACCCGCGACCTCTCCCGGTCTATCCTGGGCGCCCCGTCGTCCCTGCCGATCATGATGGCCCCGACCGGCCTCGCCGGCTTCTTCTGGCCCGACGGCGAGGTGGCGGGGGCGCAGGCCGCCGCCCGGGCCGGCATTCCCTACTGCCTGTCGACCAACTCCGTCGGCTCGATCGAGCACGTGGCGCAAGGAGCGCCCGAGGGCGAGCGCTGGTTCCAGCTCTACTTCCTGCGCGACCGGGACTGGATGCAGGCGCTGCTGCGCCGGGCCGCCGCGTCGCGCTACCGGGTCCTGTGCCTCACCGTCGACCTCGCGGTGCAGGGACGGCGCGAACGCGACCTGCGCAACGCCTTCACCATGCCGCTGCGGCCGCGCCTCTCCACCGCCCTCGACCTCGCCCGCCGCCCGGCCTGGCTCGCCGGCGCCGCCCGGTCGCGGCTGGGCTTCGGCAACTTCCAGGTGGCGGGCAGCGGCTTCACCAGCGTGGCGCAGCACGTCGCCTCGCTGTTCGACCCCTCGGCGAACTGGGACGACATCGCCCGCATCCGCGACCAGTGGCGCGGCCCGATGGCGCTGAAGGGCCTCCTGCACCCGGCCGACGCCGAGCGAGCGGTGGCGCTCGGGATCGAGGCGGTGATCGTCTCGAACCACGGCGGCCGCCAGCTCGACGACGTGCCGGCGGCGATCGCCGCGCTCCCCGACGTGGCCGACGCGGTGGGAGCCCGCGCCGAGATCATCCTCGACGGCGGCGTGCGCCGCGGCACCGACGTAATCAAGGCGCTGGCGCTCGGCGCCACGGCCTGCAGCCTGGGGCGGCCGTTCCTGTGGGGCCTGTCGGCCGGCGGGTCCGAAGGCGTCTCCCGGGCGATCGAGATTTTTCGGAGCGAACTCGACAACGCCATGACGCTGCTCGGCACGCCGACCCTCGACGCGATCACGCGGGATCACCTGCGGGCGCGGCGGGGTGGCGGGTGGTGA
- a CDS encoding VOC family protein: MLQPTYTLLYVDNPEASGRFYAALLGRAPVEAGPTFVLFAFENGLRLGLWSRHTVVPAAAAAGGGTEVAVTVADDAALAAVHADWAARGLTILQAPTEMDFGRTFVALDPDGHRLRVFRPG; this comes from the coding sequence ATGCTTCAGCCGACCTACACCCTCCTCTACGTCGACAACCCCGAGGCGAGCGGCCGCTTCTATGCCGCCCTGCTCGGCCGCGCCCCGGTCGAGGCGGGCCCGACCTTCGTGCTGTTCGCCTTCGAGAACGGATTGAGGCTCGGCCTGTGGTCCCGCCACACCGTCGTGCCGGCCGCGGCGGCGGCCGGCGGCGGGACCGAGGTCGCCGTCACCGTCGCGGACGACGCCGCCCTCGCGGCGGTGCATGCCGACTGGGCGGCCCGCGGCCTGACGATCCTCCAGGCGCCGACCGAGATGGATTTCGGCCGCACCTTCGTCGCCCTCGATCCCGACGGACACCGCCTGCGCGTCTTCCGGCCCGGCTAG
- a CDS encoding formate/nitrite transporter family protein, which yields MADQDEADQDEAERGEIEDRSAPRATVVHEAVRKQGEEELERPAGSLFWSGVAAGIAITASVIAQGALHHKLPPDMAARTLVSQLGYPLGFLIVILGRLQLFTEQTIVTVLPLVTRPSRRALAATARLWGIVLLGNLVGTGAAAALNAHGHLVSPGLLDAMLAVSRESLMHKTPSEMLLQGIPAGFLIATVAWLRAASGGSEFWIVFTLTFAIVLGDFTHVVAGAAEAFLLLVSGEAGPGHVLGGMILPALVGNVVGGTGLFALLAHAQVRQEL from the coding sequence ATGGCGGACCAGGACGAGGCGGACCAGGACGAGGCGGAGCGCGGCGAGATCGAGGACCGCTCGGCGCCCCGCGCCACGGTCGTCCACGAGGCGGTGCGCAAGCAGGGCGAGGAGGAACTGGAGCGCCCGGCCGGCTCCCTGTTCTGGTCCGGCGTCGCGGCCGGCATCGCCATCACGGCCTCGGTGATCGCGCAGGGCGCGCTGCACCACAAGCTGCCGCCCGACATGGCGGCCCGCACCCTGGTCTCGCAGCTCGGCTATCCGCTCGGCTTCCTGATCGTGATCCTGGGGCGGCTGCAGCTCTTCACCGAGCAGACGATCGTCACCGTGCTGCCCCTCGTCACCCGGCCGAGCCGGCGGGCGCTCGCGGCGACCGCGCGGCTGTGGGGGATCGTGCTGCTGGGCAACCTCGTCGGCACCGGCGCCGCGGCGGCGCTCAACGCCCATGGCCACCTGGTGAGCCCGGGCCTCCTCGACGCGATGCTGGCGGTGTCGCGCGAGAGCCTGATGCACAAGACGCCGTCGGAGATGCTGCTCCAGGGCATCCCGGCCGGCTTCCTGATCGCCACCGTGGCGTGGTTGCGGGCGGCGTCGGGCGGGAGCGAATTCTGGATCGTCTTCACCCTCACCTTCGCGATCGTGCTCGGCGACTTCACCCACGTGGTGGCGGGCGCGGCGGAGGCGTTCCTGCTGCTCGTCTCTGGCGAGGCCGGCCCCGGGCACGTGCTCGGCGGGATGATCCTGCCGGCGCTGGTCGGCAACGTCGTCGGCGGTACCGGCCTGTTCGCGCTGTTGGCCCACGCCCAAGTCCGACAGGAACTGTGA
- a CDS encoding LysR family transcriptional regulator, with amino-acid sequence MRRDATDRAGEMAAFAAVVRAGSLSGAARALGLTPSAVSRIVARIEARLGVRLIVRTTRSLHLTAEGETYARAASRVLADLDEVESTIADQASPRGKVRVSAATAHGRLVVVPLLAEFVARYPEIAVEIDLSDQIADVLGGRVDVAIRFGPLADSPLTARRLGETGRMVVAAPSYLARAGVPRVPADLARHNCLDFSFRRIEPGWPFREAGRDFLLAVRGNLTANSGETLVQLAVQGVGVTRVGSFHIQEEVASGRLVPLLEAYNPQDRESIHAVFVGGATVPARVRVLVDFLAERMRARSPGG; translated from the coding sequence GTGAGGCGGGACGCGACCGATCGGGCCGGGGAAATGGCGGCTTTCGCCGCCGTGGTGCGGGCCGGCAGCCTGTCGGGCGCCGCCCGCGCCCTCGGCCTGACGCCGTCCGCCGTCAGCCGCATCGTCGCGCGGATCGAGGCCCGGCTCGGCGTGCGCCTGATCGTGCGGACGACCCGCAGCCTGCACCTCACGGCGGAGGGCGAGACCTATGCGCGTGCGGCGAGCCGCGTCCTGGCCGATCTCGACGAGGTGGAGAGCACCATCGCCGACCAGGCCTCGCCGCGCGGCAAGGTCCGGGTCAGCGCCGCCACGGCCCACGGCCGCCTGGTCGTCGTGCCGTTGCTGGCGGAGTTCGTCGCGCGCTATCCCGAGATCGCCGTCGAGATCGATCTGAGCGACCAGATCGCGGATGTGCTCGGGGGGCGGGTCGACGTGGCGATCCGCTTCGGCCCTCTCGCCGACAGCCCGCTGACCGCCCGCCGCCTTGGCGAGACCGGGCGCATGGTCGTCGCGGCCCCGTCCTACCTCGCCCGCGCCGGCGTGCCTCGGGTCCCGGCCGATCTCGCGCGACACAATTGCCTGGATTTCAGCTTCCGGCGCATCGAGCCCGGCTGGCCCTTCCGCGAGGCGGGGCGCGATTTTCTGCTCGCGGTCCGGGGCAACCTCACGGCCAATAGCGGCGAGACGCTGGTGCAGCTCGCGGTGCAGGGGGTGGGCGTCACCCGGGTCGGAAGCTTCCACATCCAGGAGGAGGTGGCGAGCGGCCGGCTCGTCCCCCTCCTCGAAGCCTACAACCCACAGGACCGCGAGAGTATCCACGCGGTGTTCGTCGGCGGTGCGACGGTTCCGGCGCGGGTGCGCGTCCTCGTCGATTTCCTGGCGGAGCGGATGCGGGCCCGGTCGCCGGGTGGATGA
- a CDS encoding helix-turn-helix domain-containing protein translates to MSTTADNSAASQAILPVFVVCPPRTLLLDAAGPVEVLRKANLLQDRVQFRVSHVGPCAEVTSSTGLGIAGLRPLPAPLPEGATVVLAGTAERVLDDPSLPGDHERAAEAAIVAWLRETIRPGHRLVSICSGALLAARAGLLDGHACTTHHAACAELAALAPEARVLEDRLFVEDRERLTSAGITAGIDLMLHLVARLVDPACAAAVARYLVVYLRRAGNDPQLSPWLDGRNHLHPAIHRVQDAVSADPARAWSLEALADIAATSPRHLSRLFNRHAGMSLPSYINGLRVALARDLLAQTRLDMERVAERAGFASPRQLRRAWGRLHDRPPSALREG, encoded by the coding sequence ATGAGCACGACGGCGGACAACTCGGCCGCCTCGCAGGCCATCCTGCCGGTCTTCGTGGTGTGTCCGCCGCGCACCCTGCTCCTCGACGCGGCCGGGCCCGTCGAGGTGTTGCGCAAGGCCAACCTGCTCCAGGACCGGGTGCAGTTCCGCGTCAGCCATGTCGGGCCGTGCGCGGAAGTCACGAGCTCGACCGGACTCGGGATCGCGGGCCTTCGGCCCCTGCCCGCGCCGCTGCCGGAGGGGGCGACCGTGGTGCTCGCCGGCACGGCGGAGCGGGTCCTCGACGATCCCTCGCTTCCCGGCGACCATGAGCGCGCCGCCGAGGCGGCGATCGTCGCCTGGCTGCGGGAGACGATCAGGCCGGGCCACCGCCTGGTCTCGATCTGCTCCGGGGCCCTGCTGGCCGCCCGGGCCGGGCTCCTCGACGGGCATGCCTGCACCACCCATCACGCGGCCTGCGCCGAACTCGCGGCGCTCGCTCCCGAAGCCCGGGTGCTGGAGGACCGGCTGTTCGTCGAGGACCGCGAGCGGCTGACCAGCGCCGGCATCACCGCCGGCATCGACCTGATGCTGCACCTCGTCGCGCGCCTCGTCGATCCGGCCTGCGCGGCGGCGGTGGCGCGCTACCTCGTGGTCTACTTGCGCCGGGCCGGCAACGACCCGCAGCTCTCGCCCTGGCTCGACGGGCGCAACCACCTCCACCCGGCGATCCACCGGGTGCAGGATGCGGTGAGCGCCGATCCGGCCCGGGCCTGGAGCCTGGAGGCGCTCGCCGACATCGCCGCCACCAGCCCGCGCCACCTCTCGCGACTGTTCAACCGTCATGCGGGAATGAGCCTGCCGAGCTACATCAACGGCTTGCGGGTGGCACTGGCCCGCGACCTCCTGGCCCAGACCCGCCTCGACATGGAGCGGGTGGCCGAGCGGGCGGGCTTCGCCTCGCCGCGCCAGCTCCGCCGGGCCTGGGGCCGCCTGCACGACCGCCCGCCGAGCGCGCTGAGGGAGGGTTGA
- a CDS encoding isochorismatase family protein has protein sequence MPDTALLVIDVQESFRHRPYWDEADLPRFLDRTQALIDGAVARNVPVLQVFHVEEQGPFSLASGHVRTLEPLRLTPNAVFHKRRHSALVGSGLEVWLNQHGIRRLIVSGIRTEQCCETTTRHASDLGYAVDYVAEATLTFAMTDAAGRRWSANEIRARTELVLAGRFARIATVDEALDGPASRLAA, from the coding sequence ATGCCGGACACCGCCCTCCTCGTCATCGACGTCCAGGAATCCTTCCGCCACCGTCCCTACTGGGACGAGGCGGATTTGCCCCGCTTCCTCGACCGGACACAGGCCCTGATCGACGGCGCCGTGGCGCGAAACGTCCCCGTGCTGCAGGTCTTCCACGTCGAGGAGCAGGGGCCGTTCTCCCTCGCCTCCGGCCATGTCCGCACGCTCGAGCCCCTGCGGCTGACCCCCAACGCGGTGTTCCACAAGCGGCGCCACAGCGCGCTGGTCGGCAGCGGCCTCGAGGTCTGGCTGAACCAGCATGGCATCCGCCGGCTGATCGTCAGCGGCATCCGCACCGAGCAGTGCTGCGAGACCACCACCCGCCACGCCTCCGACCTCGGCTACGCGGTCGATTACGTCGCGGAGGCGACCCTGACCTTCGCGATGACCGATGCCGCCGGGCGGCGCTGGAGCGCCAACGAGATCCGGGCCCGCACCGAGCTGGTGCTGGCCGGGCGCTTCGCCCGCATCGCCACCGTCGACGAGGCCTTGGACGGGCCGGCCTCGCGCCTCGCCGCATGA